In a single window of the Pseudogemmatithrix spongiicola genome:
- a CDS encoding DUF4097 family beta strand repeat-containing protein produces MSFRPLVVVVALSLVGCDADVEANAGPRQSREQVFSYSAPLRAGQTLALRNMSGQLSIEPASDDTLRVVADLAWRGDSALPRDVSFRSDTMPGGVYVCAIVGKGQCTADDYDVNSDGTGMSFRRGRVRLGMGGGSLATVHFRVQVPTGVRLELVMIDGSIVSASSAPVKARGVNGQMTIVTSVGPVNAKTVNGNIDARMTTLSGTDSVVVETVNGEVAAYLPMNASATVDVRATNGTVQSDFAGVTGGSQGINKAITGVLGAGATPVRVRSINGGAALRQLDAQGRPLTP; encoded by the coding sequence ATGTCGTTTCGCCCGCTGGTCGTGGTTGTCGCGCTCTCGCTCGTTGGCTGCGACGCCGATGTCGAGGCCAATGCCGGTCCGCGGCAGTCGCGCGAGCAGGTGTTCTCGTACAGCGCCCCGCTGCGGGCGGGCCAGACGCTGGCCCTGCGCAACATGTCGGGCCAGCTGAGCATCGAGCCGGCGAGCGACGATACGCTGCGGGTGGTGGCCGACCTCGCCTGGCGCGGTGACTCCGCGCTGCCGCGCGATGTGTCGTTCCGCAGCGACACCATGCCGGGCGGGGTGTACGTCTGCGCGATCGTCGGCAAGGGACAGTGCACCGCCGACGACTACGACGTGAACAGCGATGGCACCGGCATGTCGTTCCGGCGTGGCCGCGTTCGCCTGGGCATGGGCGGCGGTTCGCTAGCCACGGTGCACTTCCGCGTGCAGGTACCGACCGGCGTGCGGCTGGAACTGGTGATGATCGACGGGTCCATCGTGTCGGCGTCTTCCGCCCCCGTGAAGGCGCGGGGCGTGAACGGCCAGATGACGATCGTGACGAGCGTCGGGCCGGTGAACGCGAAGACCGTGAACGGCAACATCGACGCGCGCATGACGACGCTCTCCGGCACCGATTCAGTCGTGGTGGAAACGGTGAACGGCGAGGTGGCGGCCTACCTGCCGATGAATGCCTCCGCGACGGTGGACGTACGTGCGACGAACGGCACGGTGCAAAGCGACTTCGCCGGCGTGACCGGCGGCTCGCAGGGCATCAACAAGGCGATCACCGGCGTGCTTGGTGCGGGCGCCACGCCCGTGCGTGTGCGATCGATCAACGGCGGCGCGGCGCTGCGGCAACTCGATGCCCAGGGACGGCCGCTGACGCCGTAA
- a CDS encoding ubiquinol-cytochrome c reductase iron-sulfur subunit, which yields MSHGNEHEPCEPTLDACALQDRRDFMRHGLMAVGALIAMGAVPERLAALERTLATGRRVGNELRYPVPTADGATIDRANNLIIARFNGEAIAFVLECPHRGENVRWQANNNRFFCPKHESTFEPNGARIQGKAERGMDRYAIRREGDELVVTTTEKVRSTNAEAWAAAKVSL from the coding sequence ATGTCGCACGGAAACGAGCACGAGCCTTGTGAACCCACGCTGGACGCCTGCGCCCTGCAGGATCGCCGTGACTTCATGCGCCACGGGTTGATGGCGGTCGGCGCGCTGATTGCGATGGGCGCCGTGCCGGAACGCCTGGCCGCGCTTGAACGCACGCTCGCGACGGGCCGCCGCGTCGGGAATGAGCTCCGCTACCCCGTGCCGACCGCGGACGGCGCGACGATCGACCGCGCCAACAACCTCATCATCGCGCGATTCAACGGCGAGGCCATCGCCTTCGTGCTCGAATGCCCGCACCGCGGCGAGAACGTGCGCTGGCAAGCGAACAACAACCGCTTCTTCTGCCCCAAGCACGAGAGCACCTTTGAGCCCAACGGCGCGCGCATCCAGGGCAAGGCCGAGCGCGGCATGGACCGCTACGCGATCCGGCGTGAAGGCGACGAACTCGTGGTGACCACCACGGAGAAGGTCCGCAGCACCAACGCCGAGGCGTGGGCGGCGGCCAAAGTCAGTCTGTAA
- a CDS encoding RNA polymerase sigma factor, which yields MTLPLTLPTAPSQPSGPADDVALAASGDRRAFERIYRTHVDRVFSICCRMVGDRAKAEELTQDVFVRCWEKLGTFRGQSAFSTWLHRLAVNVVLNDREAEGRRRSKHDDGIEDMDAISTADVRPLPVPGLSLDLEAAIAALPAGARKVFVLHDVEGYTHEEIGTMLGVTAGGCKAQLHRARMLLRRMLTR from the coding sequence ATGACCTTGCCCCTGACGCTTCCCACCGCCCCCAGCCAACCGTCCGGCCCCGCCGACGACGTCGCGCTCGCCGCCTCCGGCGACCGCCGCGCGTTCGAACGGATCTACCGGACGCATGTGGACCGAGTCTTCTCGATCTGCTGCCGGATGGTGGGCGACCGCGCCAAGGCCGAGGAGCTCACGCAGGACGTGTTCGTACGCTGCTGGGAGAAGCTGGGGACGTTCCGCGGGCAATCCGCGTTTTCCACCTGGCTGCACCGGCTGGCCGTGAACGTGGTGCTCAACGACCGAGAGGCCGAAGGGCGCCGCCGCAGCAAGCACGACGACGGGATCGAGGACATGGATGCGATCAGCACGGCGGACGTCCGCCCGCTGCCCGTCCCCGGCCTCTCGCTGGACCTCGAGGCGGCCATCGCCGCGCTCCCGGCCGGCGCCCGGAAGGTCTTCGTGCTCCACGATGTCGAAGGCTATACCCACGAAGAGATCGGCACGATGCTCGGCGTCACCGCCGGGGGATGCAAAGCCCAACTGCACCGCGCCCGCATGCTGCTCAGGAGGATGTTGACCCGATGA
- a CDS encoding TCR/Tet family MFS transporter → MSKPAGRAALTFIFVSIVLDIVAFGIVIPVLPKLVESFVNNDSATAARWVGLFGTTWALMQFLCAPILGALSDRYGRRPVLLISIAGLGLDYIFMALAPTLGWLFVGRIISGMTASGFATASAYIADVTEPENRAAAFGIVGAAWGFGFIVGPALGGVLGASDPRLPFWVAGGLALLNALYGLFILPESLPPERRAGFTWARANPIGALQFLRAHRELLPLAGTSFLYNLGHTVYPSVFVLWAGYVLQWGAKEVGFALAIVGVANVVVQGGVVRPLVRRLGARKALAIGATAGTIGFALYGLTDVAWLFWVAVVVYAPAGVFNPSLMGVMSARVGPSGQGRLQGATSSLMGIAGMIGPALFTLVFAWSISDGAALHLPGLAFLIAAALFALAGMLGLRATRETSY, encoded by the coding sequence GTGTCCAAGCCCGCCGGTCGCGCCGCCCTCACGTTCATCTTCGTTTCGATCGTTCTCGACATCGTTGCATTCGGCATCGTCATTCCGGTTCTGCCGAAGCTCGTCGAGTCCTTCGTCAACAACGATTCCGCCACCGCGGCGCGCTGGGTCGGGCTGTTCGGGACCACGTGGGCGCTCATGCAGTTCCTCTGCGCGCCCATCCTGGGCGCACTCTCCGACCGCTACGGCCGGCGGCCGGTGCTGCTGATCTCCATCGCCGGACTCGGGCTCGACTACATCTTCATGGCCCTCGCGCCGACGCTGGGCTGGCTGTTCGTCGGGCGCATCATCTCCGGCATGACGGCGTCGGGCTTCGCAACGGCATCGGCGTACATCGCCGACGTGACCGAGCCGGAGAACCGCGCCGCGGCGTTCGGCATCGTGGGCGCGGCGTGGGGATTCGGCTTCATCGTCGGCCCGGCGCTCGGCGGCGTGCTCGGCGCGAGCGATCCTCGCCTGCCGTTCTGGGTGGCGGGCGGCCTCGCGCTCCTGAATGCGCTGTACGGTCTGTTCATCCTGCCGGAGTCGCTGCCGCCGGAGCGCCGCGCGGGATTCACCTGGGCGCGGGCGAATCCGATCGGCGCGCTGCAGTTCCTCCGCGCACATCGAGAACTGCTGCCGCTCGCCGGCACGAGTTTCCTCTACAACCTCGGCCACACCGTGTATCCCAGCGTCTTCGTGCTCTGGGCCGGTTACGTGCTGCAGTGGGGCGCCAAGGAAGTGGGCTTCGCGCTGGCCATCGTCGGCGTCGCGAACGTGGTGGTGCAGGGCGGCGTCGTGCGGCCGCTGGTGCGGAGGCTGGGCGCGCGGAAGGCGCTGGCCATCGGGGCGACGGCGGGAACGATCGGCTTCGCGCTCTATGGGCTCACGGATGTCGCATGGCTGTTCTGGGTGGCCGTGGTGGTCTACGCGCCGGCCGGCGTGTTCAACCCGTCCTTGATGGGCGTGATGTCGGCACGCGTCGGACCGAGTGGGCAGGGCCGACTGCAGGGCGCCACGAGTTCGCTCATGGGCATCGCCGGCATGATCGGGCCCGCGCTGTTCACGCTGGTCTTCGCGTGGTCCATTTCCGATGGAGCGGCACTGCATCTGCCCGGACTCGCCTTCTTGATTGCCGCGGCCCTGTTTGCCTTGGCCGGGATGCTGGGGCTGCGGGCCACGCGCGAAACGTCCTATTGA
- a CDS encoding mechanosensitive ion channel family protein codes for MSKVSLVETMRVIAIGAALTLVATLVLLLLLRLVRRGIARGEAALDARKDGGLPSLRIKTLELLTAEQVAQGLAAVLRFLRVAVILVLLYFYLPLVLGFFPWTEPYADRLLGYVLDPLGRVGWGILEYLPNIAFIAVIIVVTRYALVVVRAVFSAVERGTLTFGGFEPEWAEPTYKIARFLVIAFVLVVIFPYLPGAQSEAFKGISLFLGLLVSLGSSSAISNIIAGVVLTYTRAFSVGDRVRIGESTGDVIAKTLLVTRVRTIKNVDVTIPNAMVLSAHVLNYTAMARSDGLVVHTSVTIGYDVPWRQVHELLLSAVAKVPALLRDPKPFVLQTALGDFSVAYEVNALTRDSHALAGIYSDLHAAIQDVFNAAGVEIMSPQYHALRDGNTATIPDEHKPTGYVPPAFRVQRGDG; via the coding sequence GTGAGCAAGGTGTCGCTGGTCGAAACGATGCGCGTCATCGCCATCGGTGCGGCGCTCACGCTGGTCGCCACGCTGGTGCTGCTCCTGCTCCTGCGGCTCGTGCGGCGCGGTATCGCGCGCGGCGAGGCGGCGTTGGACGCGCGCAAGGATGGCGGGCTGCCGTCGCTGCGCATCAAGACCTTGGAGCTGCTCACCGCGGAACAGGTGGCCCAGGGCCTCGCCGCCGTCCTGCGCTTCCTGCGCGTCGCCGTCATCCTCGTCCTGCTGTACTTCTACCTCCCGCTGGTCCTCGGCTTCTTCCCCTGGACCGAGCCGTACGCGGACCGGCTGCTCGGCTACGTCCTCGATCCGCTCGGCCGCGTGGGCTGGGGCATCCTCGAGTACTTGCCGAACATCGCGTTCATCGCGGTCATCATCGTCGTCACGCGCTACGCGCTGGTGGTCGTGCGTGCGGTCTTCTCGGCCGTCGAGCGCGGGACGTTGACCTTCGGCGGCTTCGAGCCGGAGTGGGCCGAACCGACGTACAAGATCGCGCGCTTCCTCGTCATTGCGTTCGTGCTGGTCGTCATCTTCCCGTACCTGCCGGGCGCGCAGTCCGAGGCGTTCAAGGGCATCTCGCTCTTCCTCGGTTTGCTGGTGTCGCTGGGCTCGTCGTCGGCCATCTCCAACATCATCGCCGGCGTCGTGCTGACGTACACCCGGGCGTTCAGCGTCGGCGATCGCGTGCGGATCGGCGAATCGACCGGCGACGTGATCGCCAAGACGCTGCTCGTCACGCGCGTGCGGACGATCAAGAACGTTGACGTGACCATTCCCAATGCCATGGTCCTCAGCGCGCACGTGCTGAACTACACGGCGATGGCCCGCAGCGACGGTTTGGTCGTGCACACCAGCGTGACGATCGGCTACGACGTGCCATGGCGGCAGGTCCACGAGCTGCTGCTGAGTGCCGTCGCCAAGGTCCCCGCGCTGCTGCGCGACCCCAAGCCCTTCGTCCTGCAGACCGCGCTCGGCGATTTCTCCGTCGCCTACGAGGTGAACGCGCTCACGCGGGACTCCCACGCCTTGGCTGGCATCTATTCCGACCTCCACGCGGCGATCCAAGACGTCTTCAATGCGGCGGGCGTCGAGATCATGTCGCCCCAGTATCATGCCCTGCGCGACGGCAACACGGCGACGATCCCTGACGAGCATAAGCCCACGGGGTACGTCCCGCCGGCCTTCCGGGTCCAGCGCGGCGACGGCTGA
- the rocF gene encoding arginase, translating into MTQVRIIGVPMDLGASRRGVDMGPSAVRYTDLRERLVKLGHDVDDAGNVPVPLREDAARGAQRGARYLGAITDVCTAVAAQTREALASGRMPVVLGGDHALAAGSIAGAASHLRAKGQRIGALWVDAHGDLNTPATSKSGNVHGMPLAALLGFGDKAMVELAGAAPALRTSDLALVGLRDLDAAERTHIKKWKLSAFTMRALDERGVRSVLEEAIAVATKDTSGLWVSFDMDVIDPEEAPGVGTAVPGGMTYREAHLAMEMIADTGKLVGLDMVEVNPVLDERNRTAEIACELICSALGKRIL; encoded by the coding sequence ATGACACAGGTGCGCATCATCGGCGTCCCGATGGACCTCGGCGCCTCACGCCGCGGCGTGGACATGGGTCCCTCCGCCGTTCGCTATACCGATCTTCGCGAGCGGCTCGTCAAGCTTGGCCATGACGTCGACGACGCGGGCAACGTGCCCGTTCCGCTGCGCGAGGACGCAGCCCGCGGCGCGCAACGCGGCGCGCGCTACCTCGGCGCAATCACCGATGTCTGCACGGCGGTCGCCGCGCAGACACGTGAGGCGCTGGCGTCGGGCCGGATGCCCGTCGTGCTTGGCGGTGACCATGCGCTGGCGGCTGGTTCCATCGCGGGCGCCGCGTCGCACCTCCGCGCCAAGGGCCAGCGCATCGGTGCCCTGTGGGTCGATGCGCACGGTGACCTCAACACGCCCGCGACGTCGAAGAGCGGGAACGTGCACGGCATGCCGCTCGCCGCGCTGCTCGGCTTCGGCGACAAGGCCATGGTCGAGCTGGCGGGCGCAGCGCCGGCGCTGCGCACGTCGGACCTCGCGCTGGTCGGCCTGCGCGACCTCGATGCGGCCGAGCGCACGCACATCAAGAAGTGGAAACTCTCGGCGTTCACCATGCGCGCCCTCGATGAGCGCGGTGTGCGGAGCGTGCTGGAGGAGGCCATCGCCGTCGCGACCAAGGACACCAGCGGCCTGTGGGTGTCCTTCGATATGGACGTCATCGACCCCGAGGAGGCGCCGGGCGTCGGCACCGCGGTGCCTGGCGGGATGACCTACCGCGAGGCGCACCTCGCCATGGAGATGATCGCCGACACGGGCAAGCTCGTCGGCCTCGACATGGTCGAGGTGAACCCCGTGCTCGACGAACGCAATCGCACCGCCGAGATCGCCTGCGAGCTCATCTGCTCGGCGCTCGGCAAGCGCATTCTCTGA
- a CDS encoding sodium:solute symporter: MHWINWLVVVAYLAWVVGDGIRRSRGATNLEGYFLAGRSLPWWAVGLSVMATQLSAITLIGTTGQGATDGLRFVQFYFGLPIAMVILGVTIVPFLMNARVYTAYEYLERRFNPATRSLTSFLFLLSRGMSCGTIIAAPAVVFTAVLGIPLWMSIGLIGIPTVLYTVIGGVGAVTWADVKQMFVIVAAVAAMLVVIVVQLPLPLDDALRLAGATGRLTTFDFSFNLTNTYTFWSGIIGGTFLMLSYFGADQSQVQRYLAAKSVDEARSSLLMSAYWKIQLQAMILLLGVGIFLFYVFKPMPLLFNPVQDRAARAAAPGAFAALDARYAAVTDERRQAADSRDAAAFAAADRAVNAVRTEALATAQDALGQPTRDVNYIIPRFVIDYLPVGLAGLFLAAILAAAMSSIAAELNSLATATTVDFYQRWVNPAATDPQSLRVGKLSTMFWGLFACIVATQAATLGSLIEVVNRFGSFFYGSILGVFLLAMIPRARGVGAFVGLLAGMSVVAAVAFGAPQVSFLWHNVIGAGTVVVVGLVLSLRPAR, from the coding sequence ATGCACTGGATCAACTGGCTCGTCGTCGTGGCGTACCTCGCGTGGGTCGTGGGCGATGGCATCCGGCGCTCGCGCGGCGCCACGAACCTCGAGGGGTACTTCCTCGCGGGGCGGTCGCTACCGTGGTGGGCGGTGGGACTTTCCGTGATGGCCACGCAGCTCTCGGCCATCACGCTCATCGGCACGACGGGCCAAGGCGCCACGGACGGGCTGCGTTTCGTGCAGTTCTACTTCGGCCTGCCGATCGCGATGGTCATCCTCGGCGTGACCATCGTCCCGTTCCTGATGAACGCCAGGGTCTATACCGCGTACGAGTATCTGGAGCGGCGCTTCAACCCCGCCACGCGGTCGCTGACCAGTTTCCTCTTCCTGCTCTCGCGCGGGATGTCCTGCGGCACGATCATCGCCGCACCGGCGGTGGTCTTCACCGCCGTGCTCGGCATCCCGCTGTGGATGTCCATCGGGCTCATCGGCATTCCGACGGTGCTCTACACGGTGATCGGCGGCGTGGGCGCAGTCACCTGGGCGGATGTCAAGCAGATGTTCGTCATCGTCGCGGCCGTCGCCGCCATGCTCGTCGTGATCGTCGTGCAGTTGCCGCTGCCCCTCGACGACGCCCTGCGGCTGGCCGGCGCGACGGGTCGCCTGACGACCTTCGATTTCTCGTTCAACCTGACGAACACCTACACGTTCTGGTCGGGCATCATCGGCGGCACCTTCCTCATGCTCTCGTACTTCGGGGCGGATCAATCCCAGGTGCAGCGGTACCTCGCCGCCAAGTCGGTGGATGAGGCGCGCAGTTCGCTGTTGATGAGTGCGTACTGGAAGATCCAGCTGCAGGCGATGATTCTCCTGCTGGGCGTCGGCATTTTCCTCTTCTACGTATTCAAGCCGATGCCGTTGCTGTTCAATCCGGTGCAGGACCGCGCGGCTCGCGCGGCGGCGCCGGGTGCGTTCGCGGCGCTCGATGCGCGCTATGCCGCCGTGACCGACGAGCGACGGCAGGCGGCGGATTCCCGCGATGCCGCTGCCTTCGCCGCGGCCGACCGTGCCGTCAATGCCGTGCGCACCGAGGCCCTCGCGACCGCGCAGGACGCACTCGGACAGCCCACCCGAGACGTCAACTACATCATCCCGCGCTTCGTCATCGATTACCTGCCGGTCGGCCTCGCCGGACTGTTCCTCGCCGCCATCCTGGCGGCGGCGATGTCGAGCATCGCCGCGGAGCTCAATTCGCTCGCCACGGCCACGACCGTCGATTTCTACCAACGCTGGGTCAATCCTGCCGCCACCGATCCGCAGTCGCTCAGGGTCGGCAAGCTCTCGACGATGTTCTGGGGACTGTTCGCCTGCATCGTCGCGACGCAGGCCGCGACCCTTGGCTCGCTCATCGAGGTCGTGAACCGCTTCGGATCCTTCTTCTACGGATCGATCCTCGGCGTGTTCCTGCTCGCCATGATCCCGCGGGCGCGGGGCGTCGGGGCCTTCGTCGGCCTGCTGGCGGGCATGTCGGTGGTCGCGGCCGTTGCGTTCGGCGCGCCGCAAGTCAGTTTCCTCTGGCATAATGTGATCGGGGCCGGCACCGTGGTGGTGGTCGGTCTCGTGCTCAGCTTGCGTCCGGCGCGCTGA
- a CDS encoding 4a-hydroxytetrahydrobiopterin dehydratase yields the protein MSRPPRLDDATIATKLRGLPGWSRHGETITRTFVFGGFPQAVEFVDRLVEPAESLSHHPDVDLRYNRVIVTLSTHDQGGLTDLDFALAALIDGAVGAR from the coding sequence ATGAGCCGCCCGCCTCGCCTCGATGACGCAACGATCGCCACCAAGCTGCGCGGACTGCCCGGCTGGTCCCGCCATGGCGAGACGATCACGCGCACCTTCGTGTTCGGCGGGTTTCCGCAGGCCGTGGAATTCGTCGACCGGCTCGTCGAACCAGCCGAGTCGCTGAGCCATCACCCGGACGTGGACCTGCGCTACAATCGCGTGATCGTCACGCTCTCCACGCACGACCAAGGCGGCCTCACCGACCTGGACTTCGCCTTGGCGGCGCTGATCGACGGCGCGGTGGGCGCGCGCTGA
- a CDS encoding DUF4097 family beta strand repeat-containing protein — MTITLQFRALLLAGALPLAAAAQDNGARVDTTLTLSRGGHVELGNVSGEIRVTGSDRRDVRITATIDRGRFELSASPMRVALRTRSVNNRQSAAYIEVQVPVGTRVSATTVSGLVEVRATMAEVVAKSVSGRVDVRGARERLDAETVSGTLDLRDVQGRMSIEGVSADIDLDEAQGDVTAETVSGSIRIRRSRLSGLRAEAVSGTISYEGNLDANGSYRMNTHSGSVTMTLPANVGATLELETFSGRINSDFPLTLQPGQATGRGRRMEFTLGSGGARVTAGAFSGNITIRRGGAAGDRE, encoded by the coding sequence ATGACCATCACCCTGCAATTCCGCGCCCTGCTGCTCGCCGGCGCCCTTCCCCTCGCGGCCGCCGCACAGGACAACGGCGCCCGCGTGGACACGACCCTTACCCTCTCGCGCGGCGGCCACGTCGAGCTCGGGAACGTCTCCGGCGAGATCCGCGTGACGGGCAGCGACCGGCGCGACGTCCGCATCACGGCGACGATCGACCGCGGCCGCTTCGAGCTCTCCGCCTCGCCGATGCGCGTCGCGCTGCGTACGCGCTCGGTGAACAACCGGCAAAGCGCGGCCTACATCGAAGTCCAGGTCCCGGTCGGCACCCGCGTCAGCGCCACCACGGTGAGCGGCCTCGTGGAAGTGCGCGCCACGATGGCGGAGGTGGTCGCGAAGTCGGTGAGCGGCCGCGTGGACGTGCGCGGCGCACGGGAGCGGCTCGACGCCGAGACCGTGAGCGGCACGCTCGACCTGCGCGACGTGCAGGGCCGCATGAGCATCGAGGGCGTCAGCGCGGACATCGACCTCGACGAGGCGCAGGGCGACGTGACGGCCGAGACCGTGAGCGGGTCGATCCGCATCCGCCGCAGCCGCCTGAGCGGCCTGCGGGCCGAGGCCGTAAGCGGCACGATCAGCTACGAGGGAAACCTGGACGCGAACGGCTCGTACAGGATGAACACGCACTCCGGGAGCGTCACGATGACCCTGCCGGCGAACGTGGGGGCAACGCTGGAGCTGGAGACGTTCAGCGGGCGCATCAACAGCGATTTCCCGCTCACCCTGCAGCCGGGGCAGGCCACCGGACGCGGGCGGCGGATGGAGTTCACGCTCGGCAGCGGTGGCGCGCGCGTCACGGCCGGGGCATTCAGCGGCAACATCACCATCCGTCGCGGCGGCGCGGCGGGCGACCGGGAGTGA
- a CDS encoding surface-adhesin E family protein, which produces MRLPSLLLLCALSTAAHAQAANTRWQDIGKTSSGNTVYVDARSVKDSVGMKVALVRTVYAEPVSTPQGPITGSRARAMFDCANQKVAVLENIIYHDERANRIYRQSAPRQPGFGPALQSTFAHVAMQHLCAARR; this is translated from the coding sequence ATGCGACTGCCCTCGCTCCTTCTCCTCTGCGCCCTGAGCACGGCCGCCCACGCGCAAGCGGCCAACACCCGCTGGCAGGACATCGGCAAGACCTCCAGCGGCAACACGGTCTACGTCGACGCACGCAGCGTGAAGGATTCCGTGGGCATGAAGGTCGCTCTCGTACGCACGGTGTACGCCGAGCCGGTGAGCACGCCGCAGGGCCCCATCACCGGGTCACGCGCGCGCGCGATGTTCGACTGCGCCAACCAGAAGGTGGCGGTGCTCGAGAACATCATCTACCACGACGAGCGCGCGAACCGCATCTACCGGCAGAGCGCGCCGCGGCAGCCGGGCTTCGGGCCGGCGCTGCAGAGCACGTTCGCGCACGTGGCCATGCAGCACCTCTGCGCGGCGCGGCGCTAA
- a CDS encoding DUF4097 family beta strand repeat-containing protein, with amino-acid sequence MTRWTATAVVPLAMLAAPAAAQESTTWRWDGTLAEGRTVNLHNVNGSVRFESGSGDRVEVEAEKRWRRGDPDDVRIEARQLSNGNVVICAMWRRNDSCSEGGINGGDREWNRNNDVSVHFVVRVPAYANVDANTVNGSVEVAELRGRVDANTVNGNVEAASSGGPVRARTVNGSIRARGLITDDLEYNTVNGSIEIELPANTNADVSLRTTNGRVTSDFPITFTGEINPRRIEAKVGNGGPELRARTVNGGIRLIKQ; translated from the coding sequence ATGACGCGTTGGACGGCGACGGCCGTGGTGCCGCTGGCGATGCTTGCGGCCCCGGCCGCGGCACAGGAGAGCACGACCTGGCGCTGGGACGGGACGCTCGCCGAAGGCCGGACGGTGAACCTGCACAATGTGAACGGCAGCGTGCGCTTCGAGAGCGGCAGCGGCGATCGCGTCGAGGTGGAGGCCGAGAAGCGCTGGCGCCGCGGCGATCCGGACGATGTGCGCATCGAGGCGCGGCAGCTCTCGAACGGCAACGTGGTGATCTGCGCGATGTGGCGGCGCAACGATAGCTGCAGCGAGGGCGGCATCAACGGCGGCGATCGCGAGTGGAACCGCAATAACGACGTCTCGGTGCACTTCGTGGTGCGAGTGCCGGCCTACGCCAACGTGGACGCGAACACCGTGAACGGCAGCGTCGAGGTGGCGGAGTTGCGCGGGCGCGTGGACGCGAACACGGTGAACGGCAACGTCGAGGCGGCATCGAGCGGCGGGCCCGTGCGCGCGCGCACGGTGAACGGGTCGATCCGCGCGCGTGGGCTGATCACCGACGACCTGGAGTACAACACCGTGAACGGCAGCATCGAGATCGAACTGCCGGCCAACACGAACGCCGACGTGAGCCTGCGCACGACGAACGGGCGGGTGACCAGCGACTTCCCGATCACGTTCACGGGCGAGATCAACCCGCGGCGCATCGAGGCGAAGGTGGGCAACGGCGGACCGGAGCTGCGCGCCCGCACGGTGAACGGCGGCATCCGGTTGATCAAGCAGTGA